The Argiope bruennichi chromosome 5, qqArgBrue1.1, whole genome shotgun sequence genome segment tttcatttcgataactgaaattaaacagccatatttttttaaaaatattgtttggattTGCGGAATCACGGGAAACAATTGACTCATTACATATGTAAGTATGTGAAGTGTATTTGATCTATACGGcctatataaatatatcatctgTAAGATATATTTGCTTAATGTTACGATTGACGTATTAAAggtgaaactaattttttattagttgtgATGTCTTGCGGtacggtaattttttttttcctagtagTAATTTGACAAATATGggaattcacaaaattttaattgccgTCCTACaataagaaaactgaatatttctcaagCGGAACTTATATAGATTCTCGCTTCTATAAATTATGGTGAATatcttgcaattattttaaaaactggcaACGAAAATCATTCCATGATCGTAAGTCTAAGAAATGAGAAAGATTAACGgataataaaagtggaaatattCAGGTAAAGTTCCTTATAAAAACCTGCTCcaatgtttcatttcattatgaTAATTGTCTGCTCTATAAATTTCGCTTATTTTGTACATATAAGTATTATATATAGCAGCAATCATGAACAAGAattatatgaaatcaatttttcagctCGGAACTTACCAGCAAGCCATCGGAATTCTCTTTTGAAAATCAGAGCTGGATATCGTTTCCATGGCTGCTTGTAAATCAGTCAAACAATCTTTCTGCAAACTGTGAGCATCATTGAGGCAAGGCGCATGCTTCAGATAacctgaaagaaatgaaatattttacttttgttctatttcattattattttcaaaacaaagtattgaaaaaaaaaactgcattattttaagctgaaaataatgtaatattcataaaaaaaggcaattattataaaaatattttttttttccatatggaCAAAACATtacaatcttcaaaaaattcgaactcgagaatttggcatatctccacgttttagacctctctgagtttgaaaaacaaaataaataataataagtaattaaaataattttatcaataataataattaaataattaataataattaaataattaataataattaaataaatattaataattaaataataataattaaataattaataataattaaataattaataataattaaataattaataataattaaataattaataataattaaataattaataataattaaataattaactaaatattaataaataaataaataataattaaataaatgttaataattaaataaataataataattaaataattaataataattaaataaataataataattaaataattaataataattaaataaataataataattaaataaatattaataattaaataaataataataattaaataaataataataatttgattaatattgttCTTGCGACTTTCTTATGCTCGTACgcaatataattaatattgttttagcTTACTTATTGTACccaatataattaatattgttcgtgatacagaaaaaaatttgctagttataaatataaataccaCGTGCTGTTGGACTATTGATTATAGGAACTGGAGCCGTAGTATATGttaaatatcatagaaaattCCAAATTCAGAACGTttgaatttatatagataaataatttcattattgaaattccctcagcaaaattatgaaatgaatcttaatctatttttataatcttaatttatttcgaATGGTGCAATTTATCAATGCATTTAATGCGACCAACTAGGATTTAAATATCAAACTCAGCAATCAAAATTCATATTGCAGAATAATGTTCTCatatgtaattgaaatttatagtagcagatatcctttttttttcagccTTGAAGAACTATTATAAGTTGAATGCTTCTTATATTCACgaatcttactttaaaaattaaatagctttattAGAATGTGTAGAATAATGGCTCATATTAAAGCTCTAATTATTTTGaacatagttttttaaaatttcttatcctTAActttcggaattaaaaaaaaatagttaataagcATAAATCATTCCTTCACGTTAATCTAGAAAATTCGTTTTTTCTGGAAagttaaaaacttaatttcatttttcaaattgtgaAGTAGAGATATAAGGGATTTAATCTCATCGTGGTAATCAGAAATTTTACACGTCATTACCATTGAAAAAATTAAGCcgtatttaaaggatttttattaaaaattttttttattaaatttaaattggtaaAATATAATATGTAGCTTTAATAATTCGCATTGCATTAACTGGAAATATTCTGtcaatttttatctttgtatcacattttattttgtatttatttgtggacgatgtaattttttcttgctatttttgagaaaaatgtgttaCTCAAGAGATAACCCACACCTGCAAAACCTTACAGATGTCtgataaaagttatttcttatcaatgaacaTTAAGACGAACTCTAAACAGTTAGCTGATACTCATATATTTGAATGCAATACTTAATTTCGTAATGATTGAATTTGTAGCATTTAATAGCTATATGAAGGACATAGTtatgaattacaatattttcgtttatatgaagcataagaaagaaaaaaaaattgtaatagccGAAAATTTTGACATTCAGATTTTAAGAAAGGTTTTAAATTGATAAGATTTTAATGACGCAAAGGTCAAAATATATTGTAGAATCtttatgatttaaacattttgagcCGGGGGGGGGCATTTTACATTTGTCTTTGCTTATTTGTCAGAATTAAAAATGGAGGGCATAGACAGTAAAATTTCATCCGAAGGAAATCTAGTTCTCTGTCAGTTTGTCCGCATGCATATGGATACGGTAACAGAAATATTTAAGCTAGATGAATGTAATCTAGAATATCGTTTTATCTCTAAAATAATAGACGTATCAGATTTTGGGTTAAACCCATGTATGAGTGGCTCTTTGTCTATTCGTTTGTGCGCAAGAAGAAGAGGGAGGGATGAATTTCAATATGTGATCGTTATAGTAAGATTAGAGATTTGCATCAAAATAGGAGCTAAATCCACCAAAGAGGTAAGCTATATGTCTGTTTGTCTATCcgtgtaaaatgaaaataataataattacaccatgaactagataaataaattatgaatgtgaGTTTGGCTTTCAAAATTATAGTTCTGTATCAAAATTTGGATTCAGTTAGTCGATGGAGCGGTCCGAAATTTTAAGTTATACCAATGGCTAAAAAATGAACTTGTTTGAATGACATGTTATTTGAGTATCATACGAGAATAAAATCCAACCAATTATCAACTATTTCATTTACAATTCCTATTATGTGTTATATTTCATTCTCCTAGCTTtatgcttttttgagttattgtggtCATATTTTCATGAACTAATAGACAGACAAATTCTTCATGATGGATTTTGcccaaattttgatcgaaatctgTCATTTTTGTAAAagactatatattaaattttactgtcTAGCTCATTGAGTTTTTGATTTGCCATGTTGTCAAatggacaaatatttttcttccattccGAATATATTCTTTTCGGATTTGGAAAGCTTGAAGCTAATGAAATCTTGGAATCGAATTTTACATTCAGAATTATTGGAATACTggaatttcaatcttttttttctttgtgtaattcgtatatgagaaaagaataaaaatgaataatgatatatcagcgatgtaaaaaaaaaaaaaaaaaaaatctcacagaataaagaatgaaacaacgatgaaaaaagagaataataatgaagtgaaaaaatTTCATCACAATATTTCCGATCTTCAAAATATTACAGTTAGTTATAGATAATAATGTGTCCAAGTTGACaatgtttcacctagaaaaaggCATGTCACTGAATCAAGTTCCAATGTAGACTTGTATAATTTGAAGAATAACCAGAGAAAATGTTCTTCCCCGCGACTTTCTTATGCACGAATGCAATATAATTCATTTTGTGTTTAACTTCGTTTTACAGAGAAGAGAATCACACCGAGTaagaatatatgcatttttaaagaatattgttaTCTTTTGACCAATTTGGccaaaaatttgaatgtatttacAACTCTGGTACAAGGATCACAAACtaaagtttatgaaataatttggattctttttatttttaagttccctaataaatcgccaaaaaagGCACACCATCATTAACTTGGCGACTGGCAATTCGGTATTGATGATCTTGTATAAtatgaaaatcgccaagtaaatcgGAGAATGCAACTATCTTGGTATTTTATTCATTAAGGAGTTAACAATCATGGTGCAatttaaaaatcgccaaataaatcatTGTCTTTACCTTCTTggtgcatttttgaataatcgcTTTCACATGTACACCAAAGCTGGTCAGTCAAGACTATGCCAAAACATGCCAATCGAGTGGTGGTGCACAAAATTGCCGAAATGGCATAGTGTGAAGAGAAGATTGGATATCtagcttttgaaaatatttattacttcattttacTATTTGGATTGACTGGTCAATGAATGCGAGTGGACAGGGAGATGCATGGAGGGACTTGAGGAGCgacaaaataagataaaaacggAATGGCGTAGAGTAATCGTAATTGCCTGGATTAAAGGATTTAGCTCACGGACAGTCTGCCTAGACtgagtaaaagaaatgaaaatacgaAAGTAAATGATATTCGGAGcatgatatgatttttttcactcCTAGGTGTCTTTATTCGCTTAGTAAGTGACATCTGGAGATGTCTTAATTTACTTTGTTACTCCATTAttagaatatgatttaaaaagtaactttaataCACTAAGATGTTTTGCCTAAGAAGAAAGATGTCCGGAGTATCTATAATTCTTTGCTCCTCCTTCTTTTCTACGCAAATGTTAAAAGagatgctttttattttctatgactTTGAACGTACTGCAATTCACAGTGTtgtactagaaatttttttttcactctgtgctgtaaatattatatttgttgatTTGGGCAGAGAAAAATAGTTTAGGAGAACAGAAGATTgggaaataaataagatttcccGAAAAAACTAGAAAGAAGTTTCCCTATATACTACTGATAGATCAGTTAAACCgataatgaatataattcaaaacttaCTGTGCATCtgatatattagaaataagttCATACGCTTAATTTTATCCGCCTTTGTTGAATTTTCACTTATCGTGTTTTTATGAGTACGGGCAAACAAATAGACTTTTGTTTGacatttcactcaaaatttgatggagaTCTTCAATTTTTGAGGAAagatcattttctaaatttagccTTTTCAATAGTTGTATTTTTGAACTATCGTATTCAGAAACAAACTAAGAGATAAAAGAAAACATGTTTCTTATTCCTTTGTACATtgatcaaaatctcgaggtcgaaaTTTTTGACTATTGTAATGGATTTTCTAAACTTTGTACACGAATagctaaaaacaatttatacgaaaaaaaaaaatcgtttccgTTTGATTTTGTACTTACTGGCTCTCAGATCGGTTCCAGGTGTGCAGTATTCATTCAGTAACTTCTCGGACCCTTCACTGACAAATCCAAGCAGTTCTCTTTGCAGTGGCGTCATGCATCGCACAGTAAAGTTCCTGAAGCACTGCTCAGCTTCATTGATGTAcctataatacagaaaaaaagtttctaaatgcggaaagccaaaaaaaaaaaaattcatactgtTAAAAGCAAATATCATTACAATTGCCCCCCCCCttcaatgagaaaataaaatagttaaattacagggaatttcattaattcaagatAATTAAAACTTACCTATAACCATATTAAACAATTACATGTAAGTTCgcatcatttatgaaaaaatgagaATCCTTAATGCCGAGGGTGAAGAACTCTAACGATTATGGAGTCCCATTCGGTTCCTGCAGTCGTGCTCTAGTCCTCATCataattaaactgttttaatttgCGAGactgagatttaaaaatttcgtGCTCACCTTTTATATGTCTCaacttttctgtattcatttgttttatttatttattattattaattttttgaaataaaattcatttctaagcATAAATATTTGCTGTTGATGCTCACTGAATTTACATATTAAGgctaaaattttgtgaaaaaattgtaAGAGAATATTCGAATTTCTAGTCCGAAACTTCATAACCTGATAATATTTTCGGCTTGTTACGttctgtctttattttattttgttttccatttatCTTTATTACATCATAACGATGACatgcatgcataaaaaatattttcaatgtttacgCAATATGCATGTGTATGGAACTGGAATggtctcttcaaaattttctcgcttactctctaataaatgcgTTATTTTCCTCTCCCTCTGTATAAAATTGTGATTCTCGGGTATGGTTACGAATGCCATGTAAGGTATTCATTGATTGATTCACTGTTTTCttgaattgctttaaaatggattttttaaactCCTTGTTTCAAATTTGAAGTGATTCTtaaataactgttaaaaatttttttcatctttctaaaaaaaaaaaagaaaagaaagaaagaaagactgACAAAAAGAAACCTACTACGCGACACGAAAGTTTTTGAGAATTCATAATTGGCACATCATTCCCTAATTACTTTATCATTTCCCTCTAAATCATCCTCTTTTATAACTGCACCCAATAAACCTTTTAGATATTATGACTCAAATTCTTTTCCCACATATGTTAATTGCATTCACATTCTTtcaactcatatttttttttcgtaacaatttcttgtattttttgaaatattaaattgctaTTTAAACACTTTTTCCGAGGAAATCCTTCtcttatcattaattaaataaaaaatctttttcacttCTCAATCATGGAATTTTAAGCAATTCTATATGAATCCATCATAATTGTTGAAGATTGTAATTTCTTTCTAATCTAGTGTTACTccattaagaaatcaaaattctgGATTTGTTTTATTCTTCATTTCTAACTTATAGTATTTAATCTCACAGAAAaaccattaattatatttaattaatgggtAAAATTCCACACAAAATTTATCATTCACTTCTTAAAACAAtaagtcatattttatattatataaatacagaAGTAGTGCAAtatattttctccatattttttacttgaattttcatTGGCTTTCTagccattttcaatttttttaagagcTTCGTATTTAATAAAGCGACAAAAAACAAATGCTGTATCTTACGTGCACTGTCTGTTCAAATCTGGTTCGTTAGTGGCGACACCTGTCGGACTTTGATTGAAAAGCACAAGAGTCGCAGCGCATAAATCCAGTTCTCGGAGGTGACAAGATTGACTGGACCCACAACGGAACACTGTAAtaagtaaacataataaaattagttatctATTGAAATCGTAAAACAAAACAAGGAAATATATAGTTATATGATCAAAAATGTACTCAACTCTTTGTatatctttttatgaaaatttttaaattgaataataatttctatacttTTGTTATTCGAAATGGCagattcaagaaaataaatatagatagatatatttcCATGGCTATTAATGTAAAACTGCAATAAGTTTTTTCATGCAAAAGAGACAatgctttttgtatatttttggtaaaattaaataaatattagatctcataaaaaatttatcgtattgattttaataaataatttatgtggTAGATGAGTATGTTAGTCCATACGCAGTTTCTCAAGTCCTAAAATTAATTTGGAAGCAGCTACTATCTTCCTTTCTTTTCCAGTGATATTATCATCAATGTTTTTACGCTAAATGTCGACCATTCAACTTCGCTCAAATTAGTAGCAGCGaatggaattataattttctgagttaaaaaaaattacataaaatgatgTGAGAAAATCGAGGTTCCCCAGAGCGCCTTCGTTTTTGCTTTTGGAATCACTGAATTCGATGACTGAAGCagtccaatttttttcaaaactcttaaTAAACTCATTAAATTGaatcaaagtttttaatattttaaataggaaaaatatgggaaaaaaatcttttcgaaatatattctttgaaaaataagaaagggATGGGAAAactattagtaatttatttttaacttgccaggagattaaacttttaaatgaaaatttgaggcGATAATAACTTGGGTACTATTGTGGTTAGTTACAAAATTGTCATCAAAATCTCATGTAGTGAACTCTTCCTGTAAATCTGGCCATAGAAAATGTAGTCAACCCAACTACAAATCATTATTATATCCTCCGAGATATTGATAACTTGGGTATTTATCCCTGTATTTCTcatttctatacttaaaatgtCTCCTAGTATAGAAATTCCGATGACCGGGtcctggttcgggtatggttgttcctCGCCCTGTGCCACAACCCCCAATATCGGGGGTTGTGCCTGTGCTCTACTGCgaagtgtgtgaaagagccctgctgtaagaaggggttgtgtaagcgagtgtgtgagtgtcatctttatatgagctagaagtcagacttctgtcctcgggtgctcagggggcTTTACCCAcagaaactactgcaccccctttccgttgtaaagtggacacgacatcatcatcaaatgCCTCCTAGATAGGCTTAAAGatggaataagaaaaaaaaaataataaagccatTTTATAGACTCTTTTGCTTGATGTAttcatgatttaatttctttttctctctcctCACTGCTTTTTGATCGCCATAAATATTCGTGATCTAATTTTtctctaagaaatattttcaagcataaaaGAAGATCACATCAAAAATTCTATAGATATAAAAGAACATCAAATGTCCAAATGAAAcatgagttaaataaaatttgaaacctgCATAAAGATAGTGATCTAAAATTTTACAGCTCCGGTTCTGAAAATTTCATGTCAcgaatattaatggaaaaaaaaaaaaagaaagaaaaagaaaatatctttgtaaaaaatagggtgttttgaattaaagaattcGTTGTCAGAATATTATATGTCactgtatatattaatataatattgtagtgatcaatattatgaaatttcgtATTTCAGAAAATGGAgaaacaaattattcttaaaaagtgatgaaagaaaaagatattaaaaatgaccatttttaatttctcaattatttgTTCTACATGcatcaattaaatttacatttggatGCCTATGATTGATTATTGTCTGCATCTATTATAATGGAGTACTATCTGAATTCCAAATTAATATGTAGCTCAATTGTAGTTTAAATTATCAATGGCAATAGATCgcatttttaatagtataaatgaactattccaaatagtttgcattacaatattttttatgcatctttttTCTTGAATTCTATAAGCAAATCTCGAATTCAGTAATCCGATTtcattcattcagaatttttcaactttttaaatcgTATTATTTAAAGTCCTATTCGTAGATTTCGACTAAAAGAtctgaataaacatttttttcagacgTATCTCCAGTTTCTGATTTTAACCATTTGTATTCAATCAACAGCTTTGAAgagaaaaggaattttctttttcttccgtataatattttctgcatttttcaatATCTAAGTCGAAAATCATTATTGCTTAGAAGATAGAAATAAGCGAATGgattattgtttagaaataaaataattaacaattataacttgattttctttttctttcagatttttttaaaatgtaaaacttattCTTCATTTGaatggtttttataaaaaatttttttatctatttatttaaaatttccttatttatagtttaaataaaaattacacttttactattgtttaattctttctattaCCAATCATTTATGAAAGTAGGACTCTATACGTTAATCTGGGATTAActgaagtttcaaattttatgcattgAGGGCATAACTAATTAGGTCGTAAAATTTGAGAATACAAGTGGTTTTAACACGAGAACATGGTTTATGTAATAATGGAAAATACATCCTCATATCCAACATTCTAATTTCTTCAGTTTCAACACCAAATGAGAGAGCTTCTTCTACTTCctcaacaattttcttttttggcTGTATGTGCCTCTAAATTGGTGGGAAGTTTGGCGAGAATTTTCCCTCCGATTCGATTTATTATGTCAGTTTCCTGAATTTTGTCTTCTCGAAAAAGTCAAATTGGAGGGCGAGGGGGCGTTCATCCGAGAGATTTGCCCTCATTTTTTAACAGCCCTAAATTATGGCTACAAgtcataaaaaagaaacaatatcaGTTCAGCGACCGAAAGAATGTTGATCTGATTCGTTGCTTTTTTCCCTCCCATGAATTCGTTTATCTATTCGAATTTCTCAATGAATCGTTCAAATCGTCTTCTTGATTTAGATTTTCTTATtcgacagataaaaaaaaatcgtttggcttttCAAGTAATTACGATTAAATGTCTGATGTTCGATGTTGACCTcgattgtgttttaattttgataaatagtaCTATGCACTAATTCTCACAAcattttttgtgtgaaataattatgcaatgtaatattttttgttgcgTGAAACTAATAATTGttacaattttcttaaactgTCTGTTTTACCTTCGCTTTAATAATccttttaatataactaatttaataaaaaggacGAATTTTATAACACGTTAATGAATTGATTCTAGAATGACATATTGTTAATATACTTTTgcaatttgttttaatgaaatcattcgatctttaaaaatataaacaaaaaaactgtataaaagtATTACAAAGATGTCTGAGTTGTATTATATGTTATAGAAGTTAAAAGATTCCTTAGATTAATCAGTCTTTATGAATTTAAAGTGAATTGCTGAAATACAAATATTctcaaatcattttaaagaaacaaaatcccAATTGTTTACGAGtaaataaacgttaaaaaaaacgACATGTGTTTTCTTATCGAGGCAAAaggagttttaataaaatttaaaaagtgattttaggaAACTCTTATAAAGTGCTTTTTATAAATCGAACAAGCGATGTAATTGCGAATAGCAAGATTGAATTCTTTCGGATTTCGAtacttttaagattattaaaaaaaaaaaaatccgattctacatacatttttattttgaaaatccatAAGCAGTTAAGGAAAGTATTgctattcaatttattaaatttcgatcTTTACTGTAAGTGATAGTTCGTTTATGCTATCATAAATTGTATGGATTTTACTTCAAATGAGATGAATGTCAcagaaaaataagagatttatacTCAGAAATATCCTTTACgacagaaatatatgaaaataatcatgCTTTGCTTCTTTAGAATAATGCTGATAATACAGGCCAGCAAAgatttttgtgtatgtgtgttcATTTAATGATATCTTTCTGTTGATTTGACAAAATTTGGTTTTCAGTTATGACGGTTTCAAATATGGAAGCAGTTGTTCTCAATCAACTTTACTTTTTGAGATTCAGTGAAgctaaattatgaaatgtttaaaagtagaaaaatcattctttgaatAGATTAATTATACGAAAAGAATAAGACTAAATAATATTGGCACATCTTCTTAAACAGGAAGTCATATGATGGTTAAAATAAGGAATGATACCATAGCTGTAGTTGCAGTGGCTATTGAGTTTCAAGAACAAAAATGAACAATTCTCGTGGACTTAGTTAACTTTCCACTGGTAACAAAGGGGAAATATGAATTATCCTTACTTGTTGCGCCTATGAAAcaacaaagatataaaaaatactattggATAAAAAAAGAATGGTTTGCAAGATAAAACAAAGT includes the following:
- the LOC129969169 gene encoding uncharacterized protein LOC129969169, whose amino-acid sequence is MKRFLSHLLLVIGIFATVFRCGSSQSCHLRELDLCAATLVLFNQSPTGVATNEPDLNRQCTYINEAEQCFRNFTVRCMTPLQRELLGFVSEGSEKLLNEYCTPGTDLRASYLKHAPCLNDAHSLQKDCLTDLQAAMETISSSDFQKRIPMACCGYQRYMNCARTTVEKKCGKAAVDFMQLLLRNAVSRLPDIVCTGYGSENHECHSLLPPPGTQPQGSKSDSTLSRLFAAYLGN